Proteins co-encoded in one Cydia strobilella chromosome 14, ilCydStro3.1, whole genome shotgun sequence genomic window:
- the LOC134747378 gene encoding uncharacterized protein LOC134747378 → MSKRSHQETNEDRWRRKIKDYEAKLATTKRRRRVIYSSGSDSSDDEAIDVQPEEHLNNDVVQTELYTDENNVVEEPGTELAAQVEEMNDPSSSSAGQVPNVDPDLLLALGDSVTDTPQWRDDILQDISQRWEPILKTGLAKEIKEDLLKKYLFPKNVPLSKPPVLNPEVSAMLTETCRSRDARVSSKQNQIGRAIAALGKAMSGILTKSMKGSEVVKILNDAGKLLADSHFLETDTRRSLIMPLLDKSYVTLFKERPRDSFLFGENLGEFIKSSRGIKKTGELIAPTAPSTSSTNLNWAGLPRQQRVNRPPVQRGGGGGQRAPRAAPPPPPPRPRRAPAPPPRAPRRAPPASSRRPAPRSRSPYRQLQSLSKWRTQGAHPQLGEMVIIKDDRLPPNRWLLGRVTAVHPGSDGVNRVADILTTTGTLRRAYNRLCPLPSTLDQAAPDPRGQPVNAPSMCACTHTYTTRSTRCRERRHAAYSDP, encoded by the exons atgtcgaAACGGTCACATCAAGAAACCAATGAAGACCGTTGGAGAAGAAAAATAAAGGACTATGAAGCTAAGCTGGCGACAACAAAACGAAGACGTCGCGTGATCTACTCCAGTGGAAGCGATTCGAGCGATGACGAGGCGATAGATGTACAACCAGAAG AACATCTCAATAACGACGTCGTCCAGACTGAGCTGTACACGGATGAAAATAATGTGGTTGAAGAACCTGGCACCGAGTTAGCTGCACAAGTAGAGGAAATGAAtgatccatcatcatcatcagccggCCAGGTACCCAATGTAGACCCTGATTTACTTCTTGCACTTGGGGATTCCGTCACGGATACCCCTCAGTGGAGAGACGATATTCTGCAAGATATATCTCAGCGATGGGAGCCCATACTTAAAACGGGTCTTGCAAAGGAAATCAAGGAAGACCTTTTAAAGAAATATCTGTTTCCTAAAAACGTCCCCCTGTCAAAGCCCCCAGTGCTAAACCCAGAAGTGTCTGCCATGCTAACCGAAACGTGCCGGAGCAGAGATGCCCGCGTTTCCTCCAAGCAGAATCAAATAGGTCGCGCTATCGCAGCCTTAGGAAAAGCTATGTCCGGCATACTAACAAAGTCTATGAAGGGCTCGGAGGTTGTTAAAATACTCAACGACGCCGGCAAGCTTCTCGCCGACTCTCACTTCTTAGAGACAGACACACGGCGATCACTAATTATGCCGTTATTAGATAAATCATATGTCACCCTGTTCAAAGAGCGGCCACGCGACAGTTTCCTATTCGGAGAGAACTTGGGGGAGTTCATCAAGTCGTCAAGGGGCATAAAGAAGACAGGAGAGCTGATCGCGCCTACGGCACCATCTACTTCATCCACTAATTTAAACTGGGCGGGCCTGCCGCGCCAGCAACGCGTCAACCGACCGCCAGTACaacgcggcggcggcggcgggcagcgagCACCGCGGGCggccccgccgccgccgccgccgcggccgcgccgAGCGCCGGCTCCTCCCCCGCGCGCCCCGCGCCGAGCACCGCCCGCATCCAGCCGACGGCCGGCGCCGCGGTCGAGATCCCCGTACCGGC AGCTCCAGTCCCTTAGCAAGTGGCGCACTCAAGGTGCGCATCCACAACTGGGCGAGATGGTCATCATCAAGGATGACCGCCTACCACCGAACCGATGGCTGCTCGGACGAGTCACGGCCGTCCACCCGGGCAGCGACGGCGTCAACCGCGTCGCCGACATCCTCACCACTACGGGGACCCTGCGCCGGGCATACAACCGGCTCTGCCCACTTCCATCAACGTTGGATCAGGCAGCTCCTGATCCAAGGGGGCAGCCTGTTAACGCGCCATCCATGTGTgcgtgcacgcacacatacaccACCCGATCTACGCGGTGCCGCGAGCGCCGGCACGCCGCATACTCCGATCCGTAA